A stretch of the Opisthocomus hoazin isolate bOpiHoa1 chromosome 2, bOpiHoa1.hap1, whole genome shotgun sequence genome encodes the following:
- the GPR63 gene encoding putative G-protein coupled receptor 63 yields MVFSAMLTLAHSGTSNATFIVYENAYTNFTTPQFLLRSGTTQPLRYSSGAVLTTERSTSVLNSTAVLPSQEVFRSLSLPLQIILSAAMIFILLVSFLGNFVVCLMVYQKAAMRSAINILLASLAFADMLLAVLNMPFALITIITTQWIFGDIFCRVSAMFFWLFVIEGVAILLIISIDRFLIIVQRQDKLNPYRAKILIVISWAASFVVAFPLSVGNPNLQIPSRAPQCVFGYSTSPGYRAYVIVILLISFFIPFLVMLYSFMGILNTVRHNAVRIHSHPDSICLSQASKLGLMSLQRPFQMNIDMSFKTRAFTTILILFLVFIVCWAPFTTYSLIATFNSHFYYKHNFFEISTWLLWLCYLKSALNPLIYYWRIKKFHDACLDLMPKYFKFLPQLPGHTRRRIRPSAIYVCGEHRSVV; encoded by the coding sequence ATGGTGTTCTCAGCAATGTTGACGCTGGCCCACTCTGGGACCTCAAATGCTACTTTTATTGTTTATGAAAATGCCTATACGAATTTTACCACTCCCCAGTTCTTGCTTCGTAGTGGCACAACACAGCCATTGAGATATAGTTCAGGTGCCGTGCTCACCACTGAGAGAAGTACTTCTGTGCTAAACTCTACAGCTGTCCTGCCATCGCAAGAAGTTTTCAGGAGCTTGAGTTTGCCACTCCAGATCATTCTTTCTGCTGCTATGATATTTATCCTGTTGGTTTCTTTCCTTGGAAACTTTGTTGTCTGCCTCATGGTCTACCAGAAGGCAGCTATGCGATCTGCAATTAACATCCTCTTAGCAAGCCTGGCTTTTGCAGACATGCTGCTGGCAGTGCTGAACATGCCTTTTGCTCTGATAACAATCATTACCACTCAGTGGATTTTTGGGGATATATTCTGCAGAGTCTCTGCCATGTTCTTCTGGCTTTTCGTCATAGAGGGGGTAGCCATTCTTCTGATTATTAGTATTGACCGCTTTCTTATCATAGTTCAGAGGCAAGATAAACTGAACCCTTACCGTGCAAAGATTCTCATTGTGATTTCCTGGGCAGCATCCTTTGTTGTTGCTTTTCCATTATCAGTAGGGAATCCTAATCTGCAGATACCCTCGAGAGCACCGCAGTGTGTTTTTGGCTACTCTACAAGCCCGGGTTACCGAGCCTACGTGATAGTTATCttgctaatttctttttttattccattccTGGTAATGCTGTATTCTTTTATGGGCATACTCAACACCGTGCGCCACAATGCAGTTCGTATCCACAGCCACCCTGATAGCATATGCCTCAGCCAGGCCAGCAAACTTGGTCTCATGAGCTTACAGAGACCTTTTCAGATGAATATTGATATGAGCTTTAAAACTCGTGCCTTCACAACCATCCTGATTTTGTTCCTTGTCTTCATAGTGTGTTGGGCACCGTTCACCACTTACAGCCTTATTGCCACATTCAACAGCCACTTCTACTACAAGCACAACTTTTTTGAGATAAGCACTTGGCTCCTTTGGCTCTGCTACCTCAAGTCTGCACTGAACCCACTGATTTACTACTGGAGGATTAAGAAGTTTCATGATGCGTGCTTGGACTTGATGCCCAAATACTTCAAGTTTTTGCCACAGCTACCTGGCCATACAAGGCGGCGCATTCGACCCAGTGCCATCTATGTGTGTGGGGAGCATCGGTCGGTAGTGTGA